The Drosophila mauritiana strain mau12 chromosome 2R, ASM438214v1, whole genome shotgun sequence genome has a segment encoding these proteins:
- the LOC117136395 gene encoding serine/threonine-protein kinase meng-po isoform X1, producing MSKKPRGNIHKIREFELEKIQLVDEFDIIQIVGEGWFGKILLVEHRGSQTEMVLKAVPKPYVTLRDFYREFHYGLHLGVHRHIVTTYDVAFETAGFYVFTQEYAPLGDLTSNVTDSGVGEVYSKRVAKQLASAIDYMHSKDIVHRDIKLDNVLIYRSDFQRIKLCDFGESFPTGSTVERRNEWLPYSPPEVLEIKPEGSYKADPSHDVWQFGIVIFVCLTGCLPWQKAASDDPRYVRYLAWQGGLMMMPLRRTPRLFKLLTSNAQRMFKRFFARISNRPKSLADVTKFLDDRWLAKTAQKEMAEYETDELCPSMYSFHSSPDEKNKLLYTLADCGIETNVDRQQKKNRIKDWIESSIITEEDEEENEETNSASPSSSVSREPLPGHISSLRKPTSPAESAKEINSTLKDATQKHFDPRTGALQQGPSEMGQVAMAYSKSASPASNYSTTASTLNNADSLMTLGSRQDLLASNLTMYTSMETELNRLGEADPRLNQRTQSNNPLLTTFDVNTNPTAKNSIGVGTRGSSRSILKSSIATAAYPALGAFNHGQSHSLQQLNQHLQTSTGLTPSKSSFFRR from the exons ATGTCTAAGAAGCCACGTGGAAACATTCACAAGATACGAGAGTTCGAATTGGAGAAG ATCCAGCTTGTGGACGAGTTTGATATCATACAGATCGTTGGCGAAGGATGGTTCGGGAAGATTCTGCTGGTGGAGCATCGGGGATCACAGACGGAGATGGTCCTGAAAGCTGTGCCCAAACCATATGTGACACTGCGTGACTTTTACCGGGAATTCCACTACGGACTCCACCTAGGAGTTCATCGACACATTGTGACCACCTACGACGTGGCCTTCGAGACAGCGGGCTTCTACGTTTTTACCCAGGAGTATGCTCCACTAG GGGATCTCACATCGAACGTGACCGATTCGGGCGTGGGTGAGGTTTACAGCAAGCGGGTGGCGAAACAGTTGGCCTCGGCCATTGACTACATGCATTCAAA AGACATAGTGCATCGGGACATAAAGCTAGACAATGTGCTCATCTATCGCTCGGACTTCCAGCGCATCAAGCTCTGCGATTTCGGCGAGTCCTTTCCCACAGGCTCCACTGTAGAGCGACGCAACGAGTGGCTGCCCTACAGTCCGCCAGAAGTATTAGAAATCAAGCCCGAGGGCAGTTACAA AGCCGATCCCAGCCACGATGTTTGGCAGTTTGGCATTGTGATCTTTGTGTGTCTAACTGGCTGTTTGCCCTGGCAGAAGGCTGCCTCCGATGATCCGCGCTATGTGCGCTATCTGGCCTGGCAGGGCGGACTTATGATGATGCCGCTGCGGCGAACTCCACGACTCTTCAAGCTGCTCACCTCGAATGCGCAGCGGATGTTCAAGCGCTTCTTTGCCAGGATCTCCAACCGACCCAAGAGCCTGGCCGACGTTACCAAGTTCCTAGACGACCGCTGGCTGGCCAAGACCGCCCAGAAGGAGATGGCCGAGTACGAGACGGACGAGCTGTGCCCCTCCATGTACTCCTTCCACAGCAGCCCGGATGAGAAGAACAAGCTGCTCTACACCTTGGCCGACTGCGGTATCGAGACCAATGTGGACCGGCAGCAGAAGAAGAACCGCATCAAAGACTGGATAGAGTCGTCCATTATCACGGAGGAGGACGAG GAGGAGAACGAGGAGACCAATTCGGCATCCCCATCCTCGTCGGTCTCGCGGGAGCCGCTGCCCGGTCACATATCCTCGCTGCGCAAGCCCACAAGTCCGGCGGAGAGCGCCAAGGAGATCAACAGCACCCTGAAGGACGCCACTCAGAAGCACTTTGATCCGCGCACTGGTGCACTGCAGCAGGGACCCAGCGAGATGGGTCAGGTGGCCATGGCGTATTCCAAGTCGGCCAGTCCCGCCTCCAACTACAGCACCACAGCGTCCACGCTGAACAACGCGGACAGCCTGATGACACTGGGCTCGCGGCAGGATCTGCTGGCCAGCAACCTGACCATGTACACGTCCATGGAGACCGAACTGAATCGTCTAGGTGAGGCTGATCCACGGCTGAACCAGCGCACCCAGAGCAACAATCCCCTGCTAACCACCTTCGATGTGAACACCAATCCCACCGCCAAGAACTCGATTGGAGTGGGCACCCGCGGCTCCAGTCGCAGCATCCTCAAATCCTCCATAGCCACCGCCGCTTATCCCGCTTTGGGCGCTTTTAACCACGGCCAGAGCCACAGCCTGCAGCAGCTGAACCAGCACCTCCAAACATCCACGGGCCTAACACCCAGCAAGAGCTCCTTCTTTCGGCGATGA
- the LOC117136394 gene encoding sodium-dependent dopamine transporter — translation MSPTGHISKSKTPTPHDNDNNSISDERETWSGKVDFLLSVIGFAVDLANVWRFPYLCYKNGGGAFLVPYGIMLVVGGIPLFYMELALGQHNRKGAITCWGRLVPLFKGIGYAVVLIAFYVDFYYNVIIAWSLRFFFASFTNSLPWTSCNNIWNTPNCRPFESQNASRVPVIGNYSDLYVMGNQSLLYNETYMNGSSLDTSAVGHVEGFQSAASEYFNRYILELNRSEGIHDLGAIKWDMALCLLIVYLICYFSLWKGISTSGKVVWFTALFPYAVLLILLIRGLTLPGSFLGIQYYLTPNFSAIYKAEVWVDAATQVFFSLGPGFGVLLAYASYNKYHNNVYKDALLTSFINSATSFIAGFVIFSVLGYMAHTLGVRIEDVATEGPGLVFVVYPAAIATMPASTFWALIFFMMLLTLGLDSSFGGSEAIITALSDEFPKIKRNRELFVAGLFSLYFVVGLASCTQGGFYFFHLLDRYAAGYSILVAVFFEAIAVSWIYGTNRFSEDIRDMIGFPPGRYWQVCWRFVAPIFLLFITVYGLIGYEPLTYADYVYPSWANALGWCIAGSSVVMIPAVAIFKLLSTPGSLRQRFTILTTPWRDQQSMAMVLNGVTTEVTVVRLTDTETAKEPVDV, via the exons ATGTCACCAACCGGACATATATCCAAATCAAAGACGCCCACGCCACACGATAACGATAACAATAGCATCAGCGACGAGCGCGAAACATGGAGCGGCAAAGTGGATTTTTTATTATCGGTTATTGGATTCGCCGTCGATTTAGCAAACGTCTGGAGATTTCCCTATTTGTGCTACAAAAATGGCGGTG GCGCTTTTCTTGTGCCCTACGGCATTATGTTGGTGGTCGGTGGCATTCCTCTGTTCTACATGGAATTGGCCCTGGGTCAGCACAATCGTAAGGGAGCCATAACCTGCTGGGGTCGCTTGGTGCCCCTCTTCAAAG GAATTGGATATGCCGTGGTGCTGATAGCCTTCTATGTGGACTTCTACTACAATGTGATTATTGCCTGGTCGTTGCGTTTCTTTTTTGCATCCTTCACCAACTCGCTGCCTTGGACGTCGTGTAATAATATTTGGAATACACCAAACTGTAGACCG TTTGAGAGCCAAAATGCATCTCGTGTTCCGGTAATTGGTAACTATAGTGACTTGTATGTCATGGGAAATCAAAGCCTGCTCTACAATGAGACTTATATGAATGGTTCGAGCTTGGATACGTCAGCAGTTGGCCATGTGGAGGGTTTTCAGTCCGCAGCATCAGAATATTTTAA CCGCTACATTTTGGAGCTGAACCGCAGCGAGGGAATCCATGACTTGGGCGCCATTAAATGGGACATGGCGCTGTGCCTTCTAATTGTCTACTTAATCTGTTACTTCTCCCTGTGGAAGGGTATCAGCACTTCGGGCAAGGTTGTGTGGTTTACTGCCCTCTTTCCCTATGCAGTGCTATTGATTCTTCTAATCAGAGGCCTCACACTGCCCGGATCGTTTCTGGGCATTCAGTATTATCTCACGCCCAACTTTAGTGCCATCTACAAGGCTGAAGTCTGGGTGGATGCAGCCACTCAGGTGTTTTTCTCGTTGGGTCCAGGATTTGGAGTGCTGCTGGCCTATGCATCCTACAATAAATACCATAATAATGTATACAA GGATGCCTTGTTAACCAGTTTCATTAACTCGGCTACCAGCTTTATAGCCGGCTTTGTGATATTCTCCGTGCTGGGTTACATGGCCCACACTCTGGGTGTAAGAATTGAAGATGTTGCCACCGAAGGACCTGGTCTGGTTTTCGTGGTCTATCCAGCTGCCATTGCCACCATGCCGGCCAGCACTTTCTGGGCTCTAATATTCTTTATGATGCTGCTCACTTTGGGATTGGATAGTTCG TTTGGTGGTTCAGAGGCTATAATCACAGCTTTGAGCGACGAGTTCCCCAAGATCAAAAGAAACCGAGAGCTGTTTGTGGCTGGACTGTTTTCCCTGTACTTCGTGGTCGGTTTGGCCAGTTGCACCCAGGGTGGCTTCTATTTCTTCCACCTGCTGGATCGATATGCTGCCGGCTACTCGATTCTAGTGGCCGTGTTCTTTGAGGCAATCGCCGTGTCCTGGATCTACGGAACCAATCGATTTAGCGAGGATATACGGGACATGATTGGTTTTCCACCGGGAAGATACTGGCAGGTGTGCTGGCGATTTGTGGCACCCATTTTCCTGCTCTTCATCACGGTGTACGGGTTGATTGGCTACGAGCCACTGACCTATGCGGACTACGTGTATCCCAGTTGGGCCAATGCGCTGGGTTGGTGCATAGCTGGTTCCTCGGTTGTGATGATTCCTGCCGTGGCGATATTCAAACTCCTTTCCACGCCGGGAAGTCTGCGTCAGCGGTTCACCATTTTGACCACACCGTGGCGGGATCAGCAATCGATGGCAATGGTGCTGAACGGGGTCACCACCGAGGTCACCGTGGTGCGATTAACCGACACGGAGACCGCCAAAGAACCCGTCGATGTCTGA
- the LOC117136395 gene encoding serine/threonine-protein kinase SBK1 isoform X3 gives MSKKPRGNIHKIREFELEKIQLVDEFDIIQIVGEGWFGKILLVEHRGSQTEMVLKAVPKPYVTLRDFYREFHYGLHLGVHRHIVTTYDVAFETAGFYVFTQEYAPLGDLTSNVTDSGVGEVYSKRVAKQLASAIDYMHSKDIVHRDIKLDNVLIYRSDFQRIKLCDFGESFPTGSTVERRNEWLPYSPPEVLEIKPEGSYKADPSHDVWQFGIVIFVCLTGCLPWQKAASDDPRYVRYLAWQGGLMMMPLRRTPRLFKLLTSNAQRMFKRFFARISNRPKSLADVTKFLDDRWLAKTAQKEMAEYETDELCPSMYSFHSSPDEKNKLLYTLADCGIETNVDRQQKKNRIKDWIESSIITEEDEEENEETNSASPSSSVSREPLPGHISSLRKPTSPAESAKEINSTLKDATQKHFDPRTGALQQGPSEMGQVAMAYSKSASPASNYSTTASTLNNADSLMTLGSRQDLLASNLTMYTSMETELNRLVKDSAYGSVDVSEMAAAASRSPSLMKDTAYDRTTSSSSHNIARRQRR, from the exons ATGTCTAAGAAGCCACGTGGAAACATTCACAAGATACGAGAGTTCGAATTGGAGAAG ATCCAGCTTGTGGACGAGTTTGATATCATACAGATCGTTGGCGAAGGATGGTTCGGGAAGATTCTGCTGGTGGAGCATCGGGGATCACAGACGGAGATGGTCCTGAAAGCTGTGCCCAAACCATATGTGACACTGCGTGACTTTTACCGGGAATTCCACTACGGACTCCACCTAGGAGTTCATCGACACATTGTGACCACCTACGACGTGGCCTTCGAGACAGCGGGCTTCTACGTTTTTACCCAGGAGTATGCTCCACTAG GGGATCTCACATCGAACGTGACCGATTCGGGCGTGGGTGAGGTTTACAGCAAGCGGGTGGCGAAACAGTTGGCCTCGGCCATTGACTACATGCATTCAAA AGACATAGTGCATCGGGACATAAAGCTAGACAATGTGCTCATCTATCGCTCGGACTTCCAGCGCATCAAGCTCTGCGATTTCGGCGAGTCCTTTCCCACAGGCTCCACTGTAGAGCGACGCAACGAGTGGCTGCCCTACAGTCCGCCAGAAGTATTAGAAATCAAGCCCGAGGGCAGTTACAA AGCCGATCCCAGCCACGATGTTTGGCAGTTTGGCATTGTGATCTTTGTGTGTCTAACTGGCTGTTTGCCCTGGCAGAAGGCTGCCTCCGATGATCCGCGCTATGTGCGCTATCTGGCCTGGCAGGGCGGACTTATGATGATGCCGCTGCGGCGAACTCCACGACTCTTCAAGCTGCTCACCTCGAATGCGCAGCGGATGTTCAAGCGCTTCTTTGCCAGGATCTCCAACCGACCCAAGAGCCTGGCCGACGTTACCAAGTTCCTAGACGACCGCTGGCTGGCCAAGACCGCCCAGAAGGAGATGGCCGAGTACGAGACGGACGAGCTGTGCCCCTCCATGTACTCCTTCCACAGCAGCCCGGATGAGAAGAACAAGCTGCTCTACACCTTGGCCGACTGCGGTATCGAGACCAATGTGGACCGGCAGCAGAAGAAGAACCGCATCAAAGACTGGATAGAGTCGTCCATTATCACGGAGGAGGACGAG GAGGAGAACGAGGAGACCAATTCGGCATCCCCATCCTCGTCGGTCTCGCGGGAGCCGCTGCCCGGTCACATATCCTCGCTGCGCAAGCCCACAAGTCCGGCGGAGAGCGCCAAGGAGATCAACAGCACCCTGAAGGACGCCACTCAGAAGCACTTTGATCCGCGCACTGGTGCACTGCAGCAGGGACCCAGCGAGATGGGTCAGGTGGCCATGGCGTATTCCAAGTCGGCCAGTCCCGCCTCCAACTACAGCACCACAGCGTCCACGCTGAACAACGCGGACAGCCTGATGACACTGGGCTCGCGGCAGGATCTGCTGGCCAGCAACCTGACCATGTACACGTCCATGGAGACCGAACTGAATCGTCTAG TTAAAGACAGTGCCTACGGATCGGTCGATGTCAGCGAGATGGCGGCGGCGGCCAGCAGGAGTCCCTCGCTGATGAAGGACACCGCCTACGATCGCACCACCAGCTCCAGCAGCCACAACATCGCCCGGCGACAGCGCAGATAG
- the LOC117136395 gene encoding serine/threonine-protein kinase meng-po isoform X2 — MSKKPRGNIHKIREFELEKIQLVDEFDIIQIVGEGWFGKILLVEHRGSQTEMVLKAVPKPYVTLRDFYREFHYGLHLGVHRHIVTTYDVAFETAGFYVFTQEYAPLGDLTSNVTDSGVGEVYSKRVAKQLASAIDYMHSKDIVHRDIKLDNVLIYRSDFQRIKLCDFGESFPTGSTVERRNEWLPYSPPEVLEIKPEGSYKADPSHDVWQFGIVIFVCLTGCLPWQKAASDDPRYVRYLAWQGGLMMMPLRRTPRLFKLLTSNAQRMFKRFFARISNRPKSLADVTKFLDDRWLAKTAQKEMAEYETDELCPSMYSFHSSPDEKNKLLYTLADCGIETNVDRQQKKNRIKDWIESSIITEEDEEENEETNSASPSSSVSREPLPGHISSLRKPTSPAESAKEINSTLKDATQKHFDPRTGALQQGPSEMGQVAMAYSKSASPASNYSTTASTLNNADSLMTLGSRQDLLASNLTMYTSMETELNRLELRDARHSSYANLPYASQVKDSAYGSVDVSEMAAAASRSPSLMKDTAYDRTTSSSSHNIARRQRR; from the exons ATGTCTAAGAAGCCACGTGGAAACATTCACAAGATACGAGAGTTCGAATTGGAGAAG ATCCAGCTTGTGGACGAGTTTGATATCATACAGATCGTTGGCGAAGGATGGTTCGGGAAGATTCTGCTGGTGGAGCATCGGGGATCACAGACGGAGATGGTCCTGAAAGCTGTGCCCAAACCATATGTGACACTGCGTGACTTTTACCGGGAATTCCACTACGGACTCCACCTAGGAGTTCATCGACACATTGTGACCACCTACGACGTGGCCTTCGAGACAGCGGGCTTCTACGTTTTTACCCAGGAGTATGCTCCACTAG GGGATCTCACATCGAACGTGACCGATTCGGGCGTGGGTGAGGTTTACAGCAAGCGGGTGGCGAAACAGTTGGCCTCGGCCATTGACTACATGCATTCAAA AGACATAGTGCATCGGGACATAAAGCTAGACAATGTGCTCATCTATCGCTCGGACTTCCAGCGCATCAAGCTCTGCGATTTCGGCGAGTCCTTTCCCACAGGCTCCACTGTAGAGCGACGCAACGAGTGGCTGCCCTACAGTCCGCCAGAAGTATTAGAAATCAAGCCCGAGGGCAGTTACAA AGCCGATCCCAGCCACGATGTTTGGCAGTTTGGCATTGTGATCTTTGTGTGTCTAACTGGCTGTTTGCCCTGGCAGAAGGCTGCCTCCGATGATCCGCGCTATGTGCGCTATCTGGCCTGGCAGGGCGGACTTATGATGATGCCGCTGCGGCGAACTCCACGACTCTTCAAGCTGCTCACCTCGAATGCGCAGCGGATGTTCAAGCGCTTCTTTGCCAGGATCTCCAACCGACCCAAGAGCCTGGCCGACGTTACCAAGTTCCTAGACGACCGCTGGCTGGCCAAGACCGCCCAGAAGGAGATGGCCGAGTACGAGACGGACGAGCTGTGCCCCTCCATGTACTCCTTCCACAGCAGCCCGGATGAGAAGAACAAGCTGCTCTACACCTTGGCCGACTGCGGTATCGAGACCAATGTGGACCGGCAGCAGAAGAAGAACCGCATCAAAGACTGGATAGAGTCGTCCATTATCACGGAGGAGGACGAG GAGGAGAACGAGGAGACCAATTCGGCATCCCCATCCTCGTCGGTCTCGCGGGAGCCGCTGCCCGGTCACATATCCTCGCTGCGCAAGCCCACAAGTCCGGCGGAGAGCGCCAAGGAGATCAACAGCACCCTGAAGGACGCCACTCAGAAGCACTTTGATCCGCGCACTGGTGCACTGCAGCAGGGACCCAGCGAGATGGGTCAGGTGGCCATGGCGTATTCCAAGTCGGCCAGTCCCGCCTCCAACTACAGCACCACAGCGTCCACGCTGAACAACGCGGACAGCCTGATGACACTGGGCTCGCGGCAGGATCTGCTGGCCAGCAACCTGACCATGTACACGTCCATGGAGACCGAACTGAATCGTCTAG AGCTTCGCGATGCCCGGCACTCGAGCTACGCTAATCTCCCATATGCTTCTCAAGTTAAAGACAGTGCCTACGGATCGGTCGATGTCAGCGAGATGGCGGCGGCGGCCAGCAGGAGTCCCTCGCTGATGAAGGACACCGCCTACGATCGCACCACCAGCTCCAGCAGCCACAACATCGCCCGGCGACAGCGCAGATAG